In Archangium violaceum, the following are encoded in one genomic region:
- a CDS encoding alpha/beta hydrolase, with protein MNHAEGTFESAGGLKLYYQRWLPTHGEPRTALAIVHGIGEHSGRFQNIVNHFVARGHAVYALDLRGHGRSPGPRGHLMSWSEYIEDVKAFLALISSRESGRPLFLYAHSMGGLIGMEYVLRYPEGLSGVIISGPPFESAVVTPTLVLSSLLLGKLRPLHPLKVNLVPEAMCNDPAVVAAYLADPLVHRQCTAGWAFAALKVGGWINSHLSDWRVPLLLLHGEKDSVNPSRGARKVFDKITYPDKKMHLVPGGYHEPHSDAGYEQVLQLVEEFVLSHVPADARPRATA; from the coding sequence ATGAATCACGCAGAGGGTACCTTCGAGAGCGCGGGTGGGTTGAAGCTGTACTACCAGCGGTGGCTCCCCACCCATGGGGAGCCCCGGACGGCGCTCGCCATCGTCCACGGGATTGGCGAGCACAGTGGCCGTTTCCAGAACATCGTCAACCACTTCGTCGCCCGGGGGCATGCGGTGTACGCGCTCGACCTCCGGGGCCACGGCCGCTCCCCGGGGCCGCGTGGGCACCTGATGTCGTGGTCGGAGTACATCGAGGACGTGAAGGCCTTCCTGGCGCTGATCTCCTCGAGGGAGTCCGGCCGGCCCCTCTTCCTCTATGCCCACAGCATGGGCGGGCTCATCGGGATGGAGTACGTCCTGCGCTACCCGGAAGGGTTGAGCGGGGTGATCATCAGCGGCCCGCCCTTCGAGTCCGCCGTGGTGACACCGACCCTGGTGCTCTCCTCGCTGCTGCTCGGCAAGCTCCGTCCGCTGCACCCGCTCAAGGTGAACCTGGTGCCCGAGGCGATGTGCAATGATCCGGCGGTGGTCGCCGCCTACCTCGCGGATCCGCTGGTCCACCGTCAATGCACGGCGGGCTGGGCCTTCGCGGCCCTCAAGGTGGGCGGGTGGATCAACTCCCACCTCTCGGACTGGCGCGTCCCGCTGCTGCTGCTCCACGGCGAGAAGGACTCCGTCAACCCGTCCCGTGGCGCCCGCAAGGTCTTCGACAAGATCACCTACCCGGACAAGAAGATGCACCTGGTCCCGGGCGGCTACCACGAGCCCCACAGCGATGCCGGCTACGAGCAGGTGCTCCAGCTGGTGGAGGAGTTCGTCCTCTCGCACGTACCGGCGGACGCCCGGCCCAGGGCCACCGCCTGA
- a CDS encoding methyltransferase domain-containing protein: MGENSNLALSFHNIDRTEAPKSAVRFLDGLNNTQQVQEIQRLTHRLLGVSEGSQVLDAGCGLGEVTREVAKLVGKTGRVVGVDLSESMVAESRRRTEDPALPVEFRVGDIHHLDFPDWSFDACRSSRVFMYLDDPCQALSELVRLTRPGGTVLLFEPEFDSWILNGPDRAVVRKLIHFWTDQLRNPWIGRQLPSLFHAQGLTDVTVTPVSASWFLPHLETFGLRAVLDKAIQAGVATRSEVEEWLRFMEEAERTGCFFGVMTGLVIRGVKPAT; this comes from the coding sequence GTGGGAGAGAACTCGAACCTGGCCCTGAGTTTCCACAACATCGATCGCACCGAGGCCCCCAAGAGCGCGGTCCGCTTCCTGGATGGATTGAACAACACCCAGCAGGTGCAGGAGATCCAACGGCTCACCCATCGACTTCTGGGTGTGAGCGAAGGGTCTCAAGTCCTTGATGCCGGTTGTGGTCTGGGAGAGGTCACCCGGGAGGTGGCGAAGCTGGTGGGCAAGACGGGTCGGGTGGTGGGGGTCGACCTGAGCGAGAGCATGGTGGCCGAGTCCCGTCGGCGCACGGAGGACCCCGCACTCCCAGTGGAATTCCGGGTGGGAGACATCCACCATCTGGACTTCCCGGACTGGAGCTTCGACGCGTGCCGCAGCTCCCGGGTCTTCATGTACCTGGATGATCCCTGCCAGGCGCTCAGCGAGCTGGTGCGGCTGACGCGGCCGGGCGGGACGGTGCTGCTCTTCGAGCCGGAGTTCGACAGCTGGATCCTCAACGGGCCCGACCGCGCCGTGGTCCGCAAGCTGATCCACTTCTGGACCGATCAGCTCCGCAACCCCTGGATCGGCCGGCAGCTGCCGAGCCTGTTCCACGCCCAGGGCCTCACCGACGTGACGGTCACCCCGGTGTCCGCCTCCTGGTTCCTCCCCCACCTGGAGACGTTCGGGCTGCGCGCGGTGCTTGACAAGGCCATCCAGGCGGGCGTGGCGACGCGCTCGGAGGTCGAGGAGTGGCTCCGGTTCATGGAGGAGGCCGAGCGTACCGGGTGCTTCTTCGGGGTGATGACGGGTCTGGTGATTCGCGGAGTGAAACCCGCGACGTGA